The genomic window GGCTAACTAAGCTACATCAAAAAAACTACTCTGGTGCAATTGAAAGCTTTGGTAAAGCTGTAGAGATTCAGCCTAGTCATTATCTTGCTTTTACTTATCGGGCGGATATTCACCGCTTACTAAAAAATTATCAAGCGGCGATTGATGACTATACCAAAGCCATTGAATTTAATCCCGCCCATTCCTATCTCCGCAATAGCCGAGGGGTTTCCTACGCGGCTTTAGGTGATTATCAAAATGCTATTGAAGACTATACTCAAGCAATTAGCATTTATCCTGAAGAAGGTGCGGGATATCGCCATCGCGGCGCAGCTTATTATCAACTAGGCGAAAATGAAAAAGCCATGGCAGACTTAAATAGTGCGATTTCTCGTAATCAAAAAGACGCAGAAGCTTACACTATTCGCGGTGAAATTTATACTAACCTAAAAAATCCAGATTTAGCGATCGCAGATTATCAACAAGCGGCTAAACTTTTTTTAACTCAGTCCAATCGAGAGGGTTATACTAAAGCCATAAATTTAGCCAAGTCACTTCAGCAACAATCAATTGTCCCAGATTCTAAGTAAGGGCGTAATGCACTGCGCCCTCACACAAGCCATTGCGCCCCAGATTTTTTACTGGGAGCGCAGTTATTTTTGATAGAAAATTATAAACGAGCAATAATTAATTACCTTCTCCATACAATTCATCATCAAATTTTTTGATAGCATTGTTATTATAGGGATTAGCGCTCGCTACCTTTGACTTTGAAGAATTTGCTTCTTTAGGTGACTGGCTGCAAAGATTGTTGAGATTCCAAGTTTTACCATCGGATGTTTGCAAATAGCATAATGGGGTTTCTTCTTGCGTTTTTAGTCCTGCTGTAGGTTTGGGCTGCTGAGGCTGAGGTTTACTAAAAGCTGGAGCAACTAAAATTATACTCAAAGCAACGGATAAAGACATTACAATTAATTTTCTCATTGCTTTTTAATAATAAGATATATCTAACTTCTTATAGCAATTAATTAATAATAAATATCTCTATCTAAAGCAGCAAAATTAATTATACAACAAGGAATTAGTTCCAAGGTATCAGTAACATTATTTATACTGCGGTACGTGAATTAAATAACCTGTGCCGCCGATCTTATGCGGGTAGTAAGTGTAAAATATAAATTGCATTTAAGTAAAAAGTTACTATAATTGCTTTTACTGCGATTAGTTGCATCAATTTTTACTAAACAGGCTGATTTTTTGATGAATTTTCTAAAACTAAAATTGACTTTTTTCAAGCAATATCTAACTTTCACACTGATGGTAGTGGTGTGCTTATTATTACTGGGAATGCCTATAGCTAATGCAGAGATAGAC from Synechocystis sp. PCC 7509 includes these protein-coding regions:
- a CDS encoding tetratricopeptide repeat protein, whose amino-acid sequence is MFSRAIAFIAAIGIVLTVNKPVISQNHSEHHSVPSPSETSAERESSRLTESHVNEGLTKLHQKNYSGAIESFGKAVEIQPSHYLAFTYRADIHRLLKNYQAAIDDYTKAIEFNPAHSYLRNSRGVSYAALGDYQNAIEDYTQAISIYPEEGAGYRHRGAAYYQLGENEKAMADLNSAISRNQKDAEAYTIRGEIYTNLKNPDLAIADYQQAAKLFLTQSNREGYTKAINLAKSLQQQSIVPDSK